TGCACCGGCAGTCGCCTTTGTGTCATTCTCAGTTAATGACGCGACCGGCAACAACAACGGCATGATCGATCCGGGAGAGACAGCGAATATCACCGTAACGCTGCAAAACATCGGCACGGGTACCTCATACAATGTTGCCGCGCTCCTGAGCGAGCTGGATACGTATCTTGATATTACTGATGCTGACGGCACTTACGGCGATATCGCCGGAGGCGGCGGCACAGCAACAAATGCTGGAAATGTCTACACCGTAACCGCGTCGGCATCAACACCGATGGGTCACGGAGTCAACTGCAAGCTTGCTATCACTGCAAACGGCGGTTATGCCGCAACGCAGTACTTCACGCTGACAGTCGGCGATCGCGTAGTGTTCTTCTTGGAAGATTTCTCGGCAGAACAAGGTTGGACTGGATTGGGTGGAACAGCTGAATGGCAGATTGGCCCAGCAGTAGGCGGCGGCGGCGATCCGGCGGATGACCACTCTCCGAGCACCGACAAGATGGTCATGGGAAATGATTTGACATCTGTGGGGACATACGCCAACAGTATTGGTTCCACCAATTGGATATTGTCACCGATCATTGATTGCAGCAATGCGACCAGCATCTTCATGACTTACTACCATCAGTTGGGTGTAGAGTCATCGTCATATGACCACGCCTATCTTGAAGTTTACGATGGTTCGGCTTGGATTCAGCTTTACGCCAACAGTGCAACGCTGAACGAAACGGGTTGGACCGAGTCAGTGTATGATCTTTCTGCCAGTGCGGACAACAATCCGGAATTCCAGATTCGTTTTGGATTTGGACCAACAGACGGTTCGCAGGTGTATGGCGGCTGGAATATTGATGACATTTCCTTGAGAGGATATGTATCTGGTTCCGGCGGTAGTTCATTCGCAGACTTTGCAACATCTTCGATTGCCGACAGTCTGGTCGAAGGCGAGCAAGCAATTCAAAATGTGATCGTTCGCAACACGGGCGAAGCAACGCTTCGAATTCGGTTTGTACCGACGGTGACCTGGCTTGAGTGTTCAACGATTATGAACTATGTTCAGATCGGCGACAGCTTGGTTCTTCCGGTAACTTTCAAAGGCGCCGGCATGAACCCAGGTACTTACCCGGGATTGCTGGGATATACCTCGAATGATCCGATACATGCGACTGGGAATCTGAATGCCAGTCTTCACATTTATGCACCGTTGATGGTGGTCACGCCTGCAACGATTAACAAGGCGATTCCGGTTAGTGGACGTGATTCAGTTTCCGTACTTGTCAGTAACAATGGCGACGGCAAACTGAACTATGCTATTGATTGCAGTACCTACGACAAATTCGCCTTTGCCAAGGCAGATGCCTTGATGACCAATGAGCCGATCGGTTATGTTATCGGTGATCCTGACAAGGGCGGAATTAGCGAACCGTATTTCGCCGACATGACTAAGGGCTTGGGCGGACCGGATGCTTTCGGCAATGTTTGGATCGATTCTGATGATCCAAACGGACCGGCATTTGAGTGGATAGACATCGCGGCAACCGGTAACGTCGTTGCCGGCCTCAGCGATGACAACTATGTTGGACCATTCCCGATTGGATTTACATTCCCGTACTACGGTTTGACCTACACTGAATTCTATCTTGGATCGAACGGGATTATTGGATTTGGCACAACGACCGAGCTGAGCAGTCTTAGCAACGTCGCGTTGCCGGCGGCAGGCGTTCCGAATAACATCATTGCGTGGTGCTGGGATGACCTCAACATCAATGATGTGGATAGCCCTGGCGGCAAGGCAGTGTACCAAGTAGTGAACGGCGCCCTAGTGATTTCCTTTATTGCTTATCCGGAGTATCAATCGGACACGAATCCGGGCGAAGTAATCACCGCTCAAGTGATTCTGTCACCGGACGGCAGCGTCAAGATTCAGTATCAGACCATTGCTACTGGATTTGACATTCTTGGTTGTACGGTTGGTATGGAGAACATCACCGGAACCGCCGGCCTGAATGTTGTATACAATGCCAACTACTTACACAATGGACTGGCGATCTATATGGGTCCGCCCGAGCCAACGTGGATGGAAGTCAGTTCAGCTGGTGGCAGTGTTGCACCGCACAGCAGCAGTTCGTTCTGGGTCTATTTCGACGCGTTAGATATGCTGGATACAACTTGCGGCGGCGCCGTTGGAATCAGCTCCAATGATCCGAGTTTCCCGCTCTGCGGTATCCCCGTCACTTTGCGTGTTGGTCAGGTATACATGATCGGTGATGCGAACAATGACCAAACTGTGAACATCAGTGATGCTGTCTACATCATCAACTACGTGTTCTCCGGCGGGCCGGCACCGGATCCGATTCAAGCAGCAGATGTAGATTGCAGTACAGCCTGCAACATTTCTGACGCTGTTTATCTGATTAGCTACGTTTTTGGAGGCGGGCCTGCTCCCTGCGTTCCAGTAGGATAGACGACCTCACATAGTCTCGACACGCCCGGAGCTCAAGCAGCTCCGGGCGTTTTTTGTCGGTGGAGGGCAAAGAGTGTTCGAGATTCAACGGGTACGACTATCGTGTCGAGGTGAACTCATCACCGCTTTGGGAAACCACAATCAAAATCTGGCGGCTCCCTAGATTCGAGGTAAGGATCAGAATCCTAGTCAGAAGAGCTACTGAATATGGTGTTTCGGTTCATCTCCTTAGTGCCTTGCCAGTCGTGACTTAGCTGGTTTGCTGCCAAAGCAAATTGACGTCACTTTGCCTTCAATGGCATATTGTTTGAGTTTTTGGGCGATTATCGCGTATATTCAATAAGATCATCGAATCTCCCCCTGGTCCTTTGCTGTAGACTGTTTCAATCAGGCACTCAATCCCGGCAAAATCGAAATTTCGGAGAACGGCGTGTTGTACGCCTCATGATAAACCCGATCAGCGAGTGTAACGGCAGTGACTGTGCCGTCGTTTCGCGTCAGGAGCCATTCCGTGTACATTTATGTTGGGAACTTGTCAACGCAAACAGCGGGAAACGACCTGCGCCGCGAATTCGAAGCATTTGGTGAGGTCACAAAGGCTGCTATCGTAACAGGTGTCGATAGAAAGAAACCTGCCGGTTTTGGATTCGTGCGCATGGCCAACGAAGCAGCATTCGATGCAGCGCTAACGGGCATGGCCGGCAAGACGATTCACGGCAGGCTGCTTGAGATTCGCAAGACGCGGCGAGTTGTTGATGAATCCAATAGTAAAGAAATGACTGCCTAGCAATCGCGGCGCTGATCTGAAGACAAGGACAAGGAGTTTATAATGAATATTCATGTGAGTAATTTATCGCGCGAGACCACGGAGAAGGAACTCGGGCTGGCTTTCGCAGATTATGGAACGGTCGCCAAGACGAACATCATTTCGGATAAGACGACCAAGGTATCGAAGGGGTTTGGATTCATCGAAATGACCAACGAAATCGAAGCAAGGGCTGCCATCAAGGGGATGTCGGGTCGCGATATGCACGGACATGAGATGGTCGTGAGCGAGGCACGTGGCAATACCGAGGACGGTGTCAAACGAGTTGCGGTTGCGGAAGTTGTCAGCTCCAAGCAAAGCAGACAGATTTTGTAAAGATACCACACAGAAATGCAAGCGCGCCATGGAAGATTTTGAAGCGCGCCAACTAAACGGCAATAGTGAACCACTCTTGCCGTATTTTTTTCTACTTTTTCAGACTGATTTCGTTGTATAGCGCCAGCATTGAGCGTACATGCGAACACACATTGTCGCACAGATTGAAGATACGCGGATTGGCGACGCTGTAAACAACGAATGATCCTTGTTTAGATTTCTTAACCAACCCAGCCTTGGTCAAAATTGAGAGATGCCGCGAAATGTTTGGCTGGGTACAAGTGAACAACTCGACCAAATCCTGGACAGTTTTGTTGTCTTTCTTCAACGCACGCAATATCTTAAGGCGAGTCGGGTCACTCAACGCCTGAAAACACTCTGCAACCAAATCGAGTGCCGGATCAGAAAGTTCTGAAAAATCATTTGTTTTTTCTCTTGCCATGTGAGTATATAACTATATATTTATATGATTGTCAATGGTTTTTTTGACGAAAGGAGAAATAAGATGACAGTAGAAAATGGAATCCGGGTGATGGCCGGAACGCTGGTGCTTGTTGGAGTATGTCTTTCGATCCTGGTACATCCGTGGTGGCTGG
This genomic interval from bacterium contains the following:
- a CDS encoding RNA-binding protein, yielding MYIYVGNLSTQTAGNDLRREFEAFGEVTKAAIVTGVDRKKPAGFGFVRMANEAAFDAALTGMAGKTIHGRLLEIRKTRRVVDESNSKEMTA
- a CDS encoding RNA-binding protein, with protein sequence MNIHVSNLSRETTEKELGLAFADYGTVAKTNIISDKTTKVSKGFGFIEMTNEIEARAAIKGMSGRDMHGHEMVVSEARGNTEDGVKRVAVAEVVSSKQSRQIL
- a CDS encoding winged helix-turn-helix transcriptional regulator, with product MAREKTNDFSELSDPALDLVAECFQALSDPTRLKILRALKKDNKTVQDLVELFTCTQPNISRHLSILTKAGLVKKSKQGSFVVYSVANPRIFNLCDNVCSHVRSMLALYNEISLKK